One window from the genome of Candidatus Binatia bacterium encodes:
- a CDS encoding transposase domain-containing protein has protein sequence FAGFDRGGERAADIYTLIITAKLNDVDPRAWLADVLARISDHPASRLDEFELSKRQHTVVNKCLTGNYSRPGVCR, from the coding sequence TTCGCCGGCTTTGATCGCGGTGGAGAGAGGGCAGCCGACATCTACACGCTGATCATCACCGCCAAATTGAATGACGTCGATCCGCGCGCCTGGCTTGCCGACGTCCTCGCTCGGATCTCAGATCACCCGGCATCCAGGCTGGACGAGTTTGAGCTGTCAAAACGCCAGCATACAGTTGTTAATAAATGCTTAACTGGTAATTACTCACGTCCCGGCGTTTGTCGGTGA
- a CDS encoding plasmid pRiA4b ORF-3 family protein, translating into MARTSAPKTSASKNIISLKVTLRGVKPPVWRRLLAPGTMTLGDLHKAIQAAMGWHDCHLHAFDIGGEQFGDQRSVDDVADENRPTLNGLLRSSVVRFAYTYDFGDDWEHTIAFEKSEPAVEGQSYPVCIAGKRNCPPEDCGGVWGYEELLAILADPAHPEHAEQSDWTGEEFDPDEFDRQLANTVLAARFRKK; encoded by the coding sequence ATGGCCAGGACCAGCGCGCCGAAGACCAGCGCAAGCAAGAACATCATCAGTCTGAAGGTAACGCTGCGCGGCGTGAAGCCGCCGGTCTGGCGCCGGCTGCTCGCGCCCGGCACGATGACGCTCGGCGACCTGCACAAGGCAATCCAGGCGGCAATGGGCTGGCACGATTGCCACCTCCATGCCTTCGACATCGGTGGCGAGCAGTTTGGCGATCAGCGCAGTGTCGACGACGTCGCCGACGAAAATCGCCCGACCCTGAACGGCCTGCTGAGATCCAGCGTCGTTCGCTTCGCCTACACTTATGACTTCGGAGACGATTGGGAACACACGATCGCATTCGAAAAAAGCGAGCCGGCGGTCGAGGGGCAATCCTATCCGGTCTGTATCGCCGGGAAGCGCAACTGTCCGCCTGAAGATTGCGGGGGCGTCTGGGGCTATGAAGAACTGCTGGCCATCCTGGCCGATCCCGCCCATCCCGAACACGCCGAACAGAGCGACTGGACCGGCGAAGAGTTCGACCCGGACGAGTTCGACCGTCAACTCGCCAACACCGTGCTTGCCGCCCGGTTCAGGAAAAAATAG